AAAGGCCACTTTGTGGTGAGTTGGCCGTTTGTCACTTCGTGGTTTCAGTGCAGCTCGGCGCTGGCTGGATTTTGACAGTCTGATCCTGGAGGGTCCGATGATGAAATTGGGGTGCCCTCTCGAGCTTCTTCCCTTACGGACAGCACGTCCCAGCACTACGGGAGCAAGCCACCTAATGCGCTCGTTAAAGCACCACAGAACTCGAGGTGCATCACGTACTTAGATGAAAACCAAAGACGACGACTGACTCCTTCTCCAGCCCGTTCACACTAACACGGCACAGCCACTCGGCGGGGGACGAGGGCGCTGAATCCGCACAAGTCAGGAACATGCGGACAAGCCCTTTCTTGCCTTCCCACTGTGGCCATCGCCTCCTCgccctgcccctcttcctgaCCACGTGTCCCCTCCCAGACGCGCGGAGATAACTCCTCTCCGCGTGGCACGGCTGACCCCCAAATCGGGTCGGATGGACCACTTACATACCCAGAGCCTGTCCCCAACGGCAGCCCCTAAGCCTGGGGGCCACTGGTCGCCTCCTCAGCTCCCCCAGGGCAGTGTGAAGGCTGTAGGGCCACAGCCGTGGAACCAGTGCCTGACGGCACCCGCCACGCCGCGGGAGCTCCGTAAGTATTTGCTGAACACATGGGTGACTTATAATAACTCGGTTTTCCCTTCGCTCGCAGGCCTCCCGCAGAAGAACTCAGGCTCTCAGACTGGTTTCATCCTGGGTAAGAATAAACACGCCCACCCCGCGAGAGGATAATAGTGCCCAGTTTGGAGCCATAGGCCTCTCCCGGTCACCCAATCATAGCTGCCCCGGGAGGCTTCCTGCGGCCGGAGTTGCAATTTTTAAGGCCGTCGATGTGGGCACGCGGTACTTGGTTTAACCATCTTGGCGTAGTGAGTGACAGACTGTCTTTGGGGGTGGCTTGAAGATGCCGTGATGGCCCCTCTATATTTTGGCACCCGCGCTGGGGGGCCCCGTCCCCGTCTGTAACGGCCGAGGAGTACTGGACTTCAGGGCCATGCACCGTCAGGCACTCACCCTACTCCCTATTGGTTTTAGATTGTCTACGGTTTGGGGCTTTTGCAATGATGTTTCAGCGACACACGTTGGACGTCGATCTTTTCGACTGTCGCGCGAGTTGATCTGTGGGACAGATCCCCAAGACAGAGCCATTAGGTCAAAGAAGACAGGcgtaggggcgtctggggggctcaattggctaagcgtccaactcaaattaaaaaaaaaaaaaaaagaggagacacTCAGTAAGAAAAGTAAGCGTTCCGGCATTATAACTCGCCCTGGACTGGgtgctctctctggctctgcaACAGTCTTGAGCCAGACCTCCCTCCCCCTACCCTGGGTATGTTTCCTGTTTCTCGTTATGTCGTTACGGTCCTTTGTTTAATGACTTTTataaagtctgtattttttttttttttttattttagggagagagagagcacaagtgggggagaggggcagagggagacagaaagagagaatcttaagcagtctccgtgctcagcgtggagcccgactcggggctcagtctcacgaccccaggatcatgacctgagccgaaatcaagagtcggacgcttaacgcgctgagccacccgggagccccctaaagtctgttttctttgttatttatggTCTCGCTGAAATCCCTGGTCAGTTAGAAAGAGTCAGGTTTCTAGACTGCCACATTCTTGAAATGATCCGTTTCTCAACCCGAAATTACCAGACCGGCAGAGAAAGAAGACGGTATGGCCTGTACACGGGGGACATTGCCCCCGGAGAAGACAATAAAagtgcccacccccccaccctccgtgtgGCCCCATCCATCACCTTGCAGACTCAGTGCAGTGTCGTGGGCCGTGTTCCCTGTGCCGTACTTCTCGTCCCGTGACTTGCTTTTCCTATTACCGGAGGTCCGTACCTCACTCCCCGTCCCCTGTTTtgtcaacaccccccccccacgggCAACCACgggtttgttctctgcatttaaggagtctgtttttttgtttctttgttcatttgttttgtcagATTCCACGTATAAGAGAAATCACATGGtgcttgtctgtctctgactgacttgttccgcttagcacaataccttcTAGCTCCTTCCGTGCCGTCACGAATGGcgagatctcattcttttctgtggCTGATCAGTACCCCGTTGTGTGAACACACCACGTCTTATCTGTTCATCTACTGACGGACGCCCGGGCTGCTTCCATACCCTGGCTGTcgtaaacaatgctgctataaatatgacGGACCATGTAgcttttggaattagtgttttcattgccttcgggtaaatacccagaaggggAATtacttctgttttgaaatttctGTCTTagacttttttgaggaacctccgtactgttttccacagcggctgcaccaacTCACGTCCCCACCAACAGGGCCCGAGGGTCCCTTGggtccacatcctcgccaacacgtGTCGTTTCTTGTCTTTTCGCTACTGGCCActtgacaggcgtgaggtgatgccccgttttggttttgatttgcatttcgctggtgatgagtgatgccgagcatcttttcacgtgtccgttggccgtctggatgtcttctttggagaaatgtctgttcaggtcatctgtccatttttaatttttttaaattatgttattattattatttttaacgatTTTATTGTTAAGTAGCCTCCACGCCCAACTCCAGCTCACAACCCCgggatcgagagtcacatgctgtactgatgaaaccagccaggtgcccccatctgtccattttttttttttttttttttggcagatagAGTGTGTGCGCAagtgaggcagaggggcagagggagaggcagagggaatcaTAAGCAGGCGccgtgcccagcacagaacctgatcccacgaccctgggatcatgatctgaaccaaaatcgagttggacgcttaacgaactgaaccacccaggcacccctctagtttTCTTgctggattgttttttggtgttgagttgtatgggtttttaaaactattttggatattaatcctttatcgggcatgtcatttgcaaatatcttctcccattcagtaggtcgCATTTTCATTCTgtggatggtttccttttttgtgccaaagctttttagtttgatgtcgtCCCAgctgtttgcttttgcttttgttgccccaAGACTTAATTCAGCTGTTTCGACTATATGGCTAACAAGCCCACAAAAAGATCCTCGACATCATTAGTTATCTGGGAAATGCAGATCCAGATCACGGTGACATACCGCTTCACACTCTACGATGTGTAAAGACTGCACGATGACTAGATTCCGAAAGTTAGACCACAGGAGATGTTGGTGAGAAAGCAGCGAGTTTGGAACTCTTGCGAACTACTTGTGGGAACGTAAAACGATGCAGCTGCTTGGAAACGTTTGgcagttctttaaaaagttagcCGTGAAATTAcaatatgacccagaaatttcccCTCTAGGTACAcacccaagagaattaaaaaaaaatgtatgtttacaGAAAGTCTTGCATAGAAACGTTCGTAGCGGTACCATTGATAGTCGCCGAAAAATGCAAACCACTAAAACGTCCATCGACtgacaagtgaataaacaaaatccaTGCcacagaatattatttagccacaaaaGAAAGGAACTACTGATCCATGCTACGATTCAGAACCTCCCCACGAGCAggctaagcgaaagaagccaggcacCAAAGACCACGTGCGGCatgattctatttgtatgaaATTCCCAGTATAAGCAAATCTACACAGACCGACGGTGGATTAGTTGTTGCCGTGGGTTACAGGAAGTGGGGGGGAATGGGCAGGGACTTCTGGTGGGTACAGTGGTGTATcgaaatacttcatttttttttttggaggcaaCTGCAAAtagcattgtgtttttaattttagttcctGCGTGTTCCTTGTTAGTATATGGAAATGgattcattctgtgtgtgtgctgaTCTTGTGTCCCGTAACCTTGCTGACTTCACTTGTTAGTTCTAGGAGATTTGGGTAGATTTTGTAGGATTTTATATGTAAACAAATCATCTGCATATAGGGATGTTATTATCTTCTCCTTTCTAGTCtggtgcttttatttccttttcctacctTATTGCAATGGCTAGAATTCACATAACTTTGCTGACTATGAgctggtgagagtgaacatccctgccTCATTCCCAGGTTTAgtgagaaagcattcagtcttgcACCGTCGAGTATGATGTTAGCCACAGGATTTTTGTAGATGCTCTTGATCAAGTTAATTCccctctatttctattttttctgggagtttttcatttctttcttttctttcttttttttttcatcatgaatgggtgttggactttgtataatgtttttttctgtgtcaaCTGCTATGGGCATCCGactgttctttaatttcctgcTATGGCAGGTGCATCAAACGATTTTCACATGTTGAACCAGCTTTGCGTGCTTTAAGTGCTGTTATTGAAAGCATATCTAACGTCTCTCTCCTTTTTAGACTTTTTATTTCTGCCAGATTGCACTAATGGACCTAATGCAAGAGGGGGAAGTTTAGAGAAAGCACCTTCTGGATCTTctagggaaaggggagggagagaaaaagaggaggaagggaagataaAGCATAGGGATGCAGAGGTAGTGTGCGTGCAGCCCTGGCTTCAGGCAATACCAGAGGGCGTTCTGACTCTGAGCTGCCTCAGTTCAGCTGAGCCGGAGCTCAGAGGAGGTCGTCCCTGGGCCCAGAGGCAGGTGGCGTGGTGACAAAAGCAGCAGGTGCTGGGTCTCGCGTGCTGACCCACATGTGTCAGCTCTGCGGTATTAGGCAGCTCGCTCAACCgatctgtgcctctgtttctgcaCACCAAGAACAAGGACCATAATTGTGCTTCCCGCACAGACCGCTGCAAGGACCGAATGAACACCAACACAGTGCCCGGCACGTGGTAAGGGCTCCGTAGGCGTCAGCTGGTGTCGCTTGGACGGCCTCCGCTGGGGCACCGGCTTCACTGGCTTCTCGTCTGTTAACAGGAAACGCCCTGATGTTGTAACAATCACAGACTGGCTGGCCCCAGTCATATGGGAAGGCACCTTCAATAGACAGGTCCTGGGGAGATACTACAGGAGACAGAACCTCACCATAGGCTTGGCTGTCCTTGCTACTGGCAGGTAGGGGCCATCGGTTTGCCCcgttttattctgaaaaaaaaaaaaaaaaaaagtacgaaTGAGTGCCCGGGGACCTTCTACCTCCAAAAGGCTGCCCGTAGCTGCCCACAACCACCGTATGTGGCTGTcctgaacaaaaacaaagactccTTCCTTAGCTGGGTCGTTAAAGCCACTTGGCTGCCTTTTTACAGATACCATGGAGTTCacagtttctttcttcccaaCAGTCGTTCCAAAACTTTAAAGGCTTTTTTCCCAGACCCTCCAGGTCAATATGTCCTTTCTCACTGACCAATGCAGTCAAAACTATAGACCGGGCCTGTCTCCCCTTTCCTGCTGGGGGTCCTGGAGCGTCGGTGACTCATAAGTCAGACGTTTGGGGACGTGCGTTCCTCTCTCGCGAGCGTTTGGGGAGCGGCTTCctccgtgcgtgtgtgtgttttgcagGACTGCGGACCAGTACCTGGAGGTGTTCATGCGATCAGCGAATAAGCACTTCATGACCGGCTACAGAGTCGTCTTTTACATCATGGTGGACGCCTTGTCCAGGCTGCCGGACCTGGAGCCAGATCCTCTCCGAACTTTCAAGGTCCTCCCCATCAAAGGAGACCGGTGGGGTGACTTTCACCTCACACGCATGAGTTCCCTGGCTGAACACATACTAGGGCACATTGAGGACGAAGTCGACTTTCTGTTCAGCATGACCGTCAACAGGGTATTCCAGAACGACTTTGGGGTGGAGACCCTGGGCACGTCCGTGGCTCAGCTCCATGCCTGGTGGTACTTTAAAAACAAGGACATCCCTTACGAGAGGAGGCCCAAATCGGCAGCGTGCATCCCGTTTGGGCAGGGGGACTTCTACTATGACGGCTC
Above is a window of Panthera tigris isolate Pti1 chromosome D4, P.tigris_Pti1_mat1.1, whole genome shotgun sequence DNA encoding:
- the GLT6D1 gene encoding putative glycosyltransferase 6 domain-containing protein 1 isoform X2 codes for the protein MCVFLPAAGASSQASRRRTQALRLVSSWNKDHNCASRTDRCKDRMNTNTVPGTWKRPDVVTITDWLAPVIWEGTFNRQVLGRYYRRQNLTIGLAVLATGRTADQYLEVFMRSANKHFMTGYRVVFYIMVDALSRLPDLEPDPLRTFKVLPIKGDRWGDFHLTRMSSLAEHILGHIEDEVDFLFSMTVNRVFQNDFGVETLGTSVAQLHAWWYFKNKDIPYERRPKSAACIPFGQGDFYYDGSVIGGRPLEVLAVIEGYLQGVTHDHKNGLNSTYERHLNKYFFTHKPTKLLSPEYSWNAALRPPAQVWSVKATRLSRRYF
- the GLT6D1 gene encoding putative glycosyltransferase 6 domain-containing protein 1 isoform X1 encodes the protein MLGKHPPGLFHPPGRGDNEFEEKDSGAGFMCVFLPAAGASSQASRRRTQALRLVSSWNKDHNCASRTDRCKDRMNTNTVPGTWKRPDVVTITDWLAPVIWEGTFNRQVLGRYYRRQNLTIGLAVLATGRTADQYLEVFMRSANKHFMTGYRVVFYIMVDALSRLPDLEPDPLRTFKVLPIKGDRWGDFHLTRMSSLAEHILGHIEDEVDFLFSMTVNRVFQNDFGVETLGTSVAQLHAWWYFKNKDIPYERRPKSAACIPFGQGDFYYDGSVIGGRPLEVLAVIEGYLQGVTHDHKNGLNSTYERHLNKYFFTHKPTKLLSPEYSWNAALRPPAQVWSVKATRLSRRYF
- the GLT6D1 gene encoding putative glycosyltransferase 6 domain-containing protein 1 isoform X4; translated protein: MNLKRKTLVLVSCVFSFLLLEHRLRPPAEELRLSDWFHPGKRPDVVTITDWLAPVIWEGTFNRQVLGRYYRRQNLTIGLAVLATGRTADQYLEVFMRSANKHFMTGYRVVFYIMVDALSRLPDLEPDPLRTFKVLPIKGDRWGDFHLTRMSSLAEHILGHIEDEVDFLFSMTVNRVFQNDFGVETLGTSVAQLHAWWYFKNKDIPYERRPKSAACIPFGQGDFYYDGSVIGGRPLEVLAVIEGYLQGVTHDHKNGLNSTYERHLNKYFFTHKPTKLLSPEYSWNAALRPPAQVWSVKATRLSRRYF
- the GLT6D1 gene encoding putative glycosyltransferase 6 domain-containing protein 1 isoform X3 — encoded protein: MENQRQKVPEASRKSAFLPTSSGTFCTRCISVRPPAEELRLSDWFHPGKRPDVVTITDWLAPVIWEGTFNRQVLGRYYRRQNLTIGLAVLATGRTADQYLEVFMRSANKHFMTGYRVVFYIMVDALSRLPDLEPDPLRTFKVLPIKGDRWGDFHLTRMSSLAEHILGHIEDEVDFLFSMTVNRVFQNDFGVETLGTSVAQLHAWWYFKNKDIPYERRPKSAACIPFGQGDFYYDGSVIGGRPLEVLAVIEGYLQGVTHDHKNGLNSTYERHLNKYFFTHKPTKLLSPEYSWNAALRPPAQVWSVKATRLSRRYF
- the GLT6D1 gene encoding putative glycosyltransferase 6 domain-containing protein 1 isoform X5, translating into MSHGATEPRTHGPPAEELRLSDWFHPGKRPDVVTITDWLAPVIWEGTFNRQVLGRYYRRQNLTIGLAVLATGRTADQYLEVFMRSANKHFMTGYRVVFYIMVDALSRLPDLEPDPLRTFKVLPIKGDRWGDFHLTRMSSLAEHILGHIEDEVDFLFSMTVNRVFQNDFGVETLGTSVAQLHAWWYFKNKDIPYERRPKSAACIPFGQGDFYYDGSVIGGRPLEVLAVIEGYLQGVTHDHKNGLNSTYERHLNKYFFTHKPTKLLSPEYSWNAALRPPAQVWSVKATRLSRRYF